The proteins below come from a single Thermodesulfobacteriota bacterium genomic window:
- a CDS encoding ABC transporter ATP-binding protein: MEIVKADSVSVKFRRGLFKKKLHALDDFSLSVEEGDVFALLGPNGAGKSTAMYSFLGLIRPDEGRISVLGREPVPGSELFREVAYLPEEPHYHLYLTVEVAVTYYASLYGTPVKKRAVDEAIEKVGLTEFRDLRLSKCSKGMKQKMGIAQCLMNTPRLVFLDEPTRGLDPVAVKELRDMLLEMNRRGATIIMNSHVLSEIEMVCNRVAIINKGRVAAQDELHRFVGFDLETYAVEFDHGDDIPGYVTVTVKTPTTIRGEIPKERLMEFVSFADGAGLRVYGCTLKKTTLEDAFFDVLKGGETDAPPTLD, translated from the coding sequence ATGGAGATAGTCAAGGCCGATAGCGTCTCGGTGAAGTTCAGGAGGGGGCTCTTCAAAAAGAAACTGCACGCCCTCGACGATTTTTCTCTCTCCGTAGAGGAGGGAGACGTCTTTGCGCTCCTGGGGCCGAACGGGGCGGGGAAGTCTACCGCCATGTACTCCTTCCTCGGCCTTATCCGGCCGGACGAGGGAAGAATCTCCGTCCTTGGCAGGGAGCCGGTCCCGGGCTCGGAGCTCTTCCGTGAAGTGGCCTACCTGCCGGAAGAGCCCCACTACCACCTCTACCTTACGGTCGAGGTGGCGGTCACCTACTACGCGTCCCTCTACGGAACGCCCGTTAAGAAGCGGGCCGTGGACGAGGCCATTGAAAAGGTCGGGCTGACCGAGTTCAGGGACCTGCGCCTGAGCAAGTGCTCCAAGGGGATGAAGCAGAAGATGGGGATAGCCCAGTGCCTCATGAACACGCCGAGGCTGGTATTCCTCGACGAGCCCACAAGGGGTCTGGACCCGGTCGCGGTAAAGGAACTCCGGGACATGCTGCTGGAGATGAACAGACGCGGGGCCACCATAATAATGAACTCGCACGTCCTCTCGGAGATAGAGATGGTGTGCAACCGTGTCGCGATAATCAATAAAGGCAGGGTGGCGGCCCAGGACGAACTGCACCGGTTCGTGGGCTTCGACCTCGAGACATACGCCGTGGAGTTCGACCACGGCGACGACATACCCGGTTACGTAACCGTCACGGTGAAGACCCCCACCACTATCAGGGGGGAGATCCCAAAGGAACGGCTCATGGAGTTCGTCAGCTTCGCGGACGGCGCCGGCCTCAGGGTATACGGGTGTACGCTCAAGAAAACCACGCTCGAGGACGCGTTCTTCGACGTACTGAAAGGCGGGGAGACGGATGCTCCACCAACTCTGGACTAA